In a single window of the Cucumis melo cultivar AY chromosome 11, USDA_Cmelo_AY_1.0, whole genome shotgun sequence genome:
- the LOC103498940 gene encoding UV-stimulated scaffold protein A homolog, with product MEEERVEESKVRVLIEKATNSTDSEVHPRLLKAIKSVVRNSDSELRVAAQTLMDLMKFDHSQVRYLTLLVIDELFMRSKLFRSLVVEKLDQLLTLSVGFRRNMLLPEPAAVASTLRSKAIEFLEKWNDSFGIYHRKLRLGYDYLKNTLRLQFPNIQANAMRRQQERMERERRSKEILLGKFEMLKGNFSSIKEEIQSTLDEIKECLDIVHSKEDARDMIPLDDDTTEEFRSVELRQIRLDALKGEMVHENHENKVIFDALRELYKLMSKHMVSIQEWISVLVRVDSTDVRFRDSALREFIDLQNSLRAVKRKCEELGCNFTENANHDDKDEDFWEEGPVGPTKNGGSFTSEKKNEDLVVELTSNVIKNADNSKTSGGAHVDNVVKNGEVCCSNSASSLRNKLLADAPVIEWGSFLNTWDSRTDILANQRGLELQSHWGRVDYDATIPAEKIAELNVRASLYKEDQPEIQPCRAPLRKGGLCPRRDLKVCPFHGPIVPRDDEGQPLNVSSTLDDTTPDLNIGSVEQLARQAVKNVRLRDKEAAEKREHDKKALKRAKLAKIREHNAGVLRDAALASTSISSALGENMETGGEGTGSGRNKKKTLASMLRKKVSTKDRLSRRLLGAKSSALTKRELTLNEDANYREAFPNQW from the exons ATGGAGGAAGAGCGAGTAGAGGAATCGAAGGTTAGGGTTTTGATAGAGAAGGCTACGAATTCTACGGATTCGGAAGTTCATCCTCGGCTTCTCAAGGCTATTAAATCGGTTGTGCGGAATTCTGATTCAGAGCTCCGAGTCGCTGCCCAAACTCTTATGGACCTTATGAAGTTTGATCATTCTCAG GTCCGCTATCTCACGCTTCTGGTAATTGATGAACTTTTCATGAGATCAAAGCTTTTCAGATCTCTTGTTGTTGAGAAATTAGATCAACTGTTGACGTTAAGTGTTGGATTCAGAAGAAATATGTTACTTCCCGAACCAGCAGCTGTTGCATCTACATTGCGTTCAAAGGCAATCGAGTTTTTGGAGAAGTGGAATGATTCTTTTGGTATTTACCACAGAAAGCTTAGATTAGGCTATGACTATCTGAAGAACACTCTTCGACTCCAGTTTCCAAATATACAAGCAAATGCAATGCGACGCCAACAAGAGAGGatggaaagagaaagaagatcAAAAGAGATACTGCTTGGCAAGTTTGAAATGTTGAAAGGGAATTTTTCTTCTATCAAGGAAGAAATTCAGTCAACTTTAGACGAGATCAAGGAGTGCTTGGATATTGTTCATTCTAAAGAGGATGCCAGAGACATGATTCCTTTGGATGATGACACCACAGAAGAGTTTCGATCTGTCGAGCTGAGACAGATCCGTCTTGATGCACTGAAAGGAGAAATGGTTCATGAGAATCACGAGAATAAAGTGATTTTTGATGCATTAAGGGAGCTTTACAAGCTCATGTCAAAACATATGGTTTCTATCCAAGAGTGGATCTCTGTTCTTGTTAGGGTTGATTCAACGGACGTGAGATTTAGGGATTCAGCCTTAAGGGAGTTCATCGATCTCCAAAATAGTCTACGTGCAGTGAAGAGGAAATGTGAAGAATTGGGTTGTAACTTTACAGAAAATGCAAACCATGATGACAAAGACGAAGATTTCTGGGAAGAAGGTCCCGTGGGACCAACGAAGAATGGAGGTTCCTTTACATccgaaaagaaaaatgaagatctTGTTGTGGAGTTGACATCTAATGTGATTAAAAATGCAGATAACTCTAAAACTAGTGGTGGGGCACATGTTGATAATGTGGTGAAAAATGGTGAAGTTTGTTGTAGTAATTCAGCCTCCTCCCTAAGGAATAAGCTCTTAGCTGATGCTCCAGTTATTGAGTGGGGCTCTTTCTTAAATACTTGGGATTCGAGGACAGATATTCTAGCTAACCAGCGAGGATTAGAGCTTCAAAGCCACTGGGGTCGAGTAGACTACGATGCAACTATTCCTGCTGAGAAAATTGCGGAACTGAATGTCCGCGCTTCATTGTACAAGGAAGACCAACCCGAAATTCAACCTTGTCGTGCTCCTTTAAGGAAAGGAGGACTTTGTCCAAGAAGAGATCTAAAAGTGTGTCCATTTCATGGGCCTATTGTGCCCCGTGATGATGAAGGACAGCCATTGAACGTGAGCTCTACATTAGATGACACAACTCCTGATCTGAATATTGGATCGGTTGAACAGCTAGCGAGGCAGGCTGTAAAAAATGTACGTTTGCGAGATAAAGAGGCAGCAGAGAAGAGAGAACATGACAAGAAAGCACTGAAACGTGCCAAACTTGCAAAAATTAGAGAGCACAATGCAGGTGTTTTGCGCGACGCTGCATTGGCATCGACATCAATATCTTCTGCTCTTGGTGAAAATATGGAAACAGGTGGTGAAGGGACCGGATCGGGTAGGAACAAGAAGAAAACACTTGCATCTATGCTGCGTAAGAAAGTGTCGACGAAAGATCGGTTATCAAGGAGGCTGTTGGGTGCAAAATCCAGCGCTTTAACTAAGAGGGAGCTTACTTTGAATGAAGATGCAAACTATAGAGAAGCATTCCCAAATCAGTGGTAA